A window of Roseiflexus castenholzii DSM 13941 genomic DNA:
CTGGATGGACAGACAAAAGACAGCCTCATCCACGCCGCTTTGCGCGATCCTGGCGCCTTCGTCGACGTACTCCAAACCATGAGCGCGACCCCATTGCTCTCCTGGAAGCCGGAAATCTTTCTGTGGCTGAACGATGCCGCTCCAGAGCGCTGGACCGCCGTGCTTCCCGTTCTGCCCGATGAGACGCTGTACGAGGCGCTGATGGCTATGTCGAATGATGTTTTGCAGCGCCGGGACACGCGCGATACGTTGATGACCATCGCTCGTCGCGACGGCGCCGACGTCATTCGGCGCGCCTTGAGAGCGCGAGCCCGCCGTCTCGTTCCCACGAGCATCCTTCCGCCATCGACTGAAGACAAGCGGACGAAGGGTGACCGGCGCGGGTAAAGGAAACGACGATGCGCCGTGTTCCGCTCCACTGGTCGCCATCGTGTCACCGAGCGTCTCACGCGTGTCCGGTTTTGCGCTGCATCCTGCTCGTCGCAGTGATCCAGGCATGCGCATCCGTCTCCGCATGCGCCGCACCCCGCGCGTTGCAGCGATGCGGGCATGTACATCCGTCCCTGCATGCGCTGCGCATAACGATTCGTCCCAGGCACGCAATGACCGATGCACGGTCGCTGCCACGCCGGAGACTGCGTCGTATTGCAGGCGAGATCGCAGATGGCGGCGAGAGAACGGACGATATGGGTCGTGAGCGCCTGCGCCCTGTAATTTATCCGCTCCGTAGCCGGGCAGGGGGACGGGGTAAGGTGTTGAACGTTTCACAACGCATGCGCAGAGCTCAGACCTGCCCGCTCTTGAGCCGGGCAGGGGGACCCCTCCAATGCCCGCCAGGGGATCGGCGTGCGGGCGGGTCTGAGACCTGCCCGCGCCAGGGGATCGGCGTATGGGCAGGTCTGAGACCTGCCCACGCCAGGGGATAGGCGTACGGGCGGATCTGAGACCTGCCCGCCCTTGATGCCGGGCAGGGGGGCACGCGGGGGGCAGGAGGGCGTCAGCGGGGGCGCGTACCCGTCACAGGTGGGCGCGTCTGTGGTATGATACCCCGGCATTAAGTGCGCCACGTCGTTGCGAGGGTTGTTCATGACCACTGATATCGCATATGAGATAGCCGCCACGCTTCTGGAGGCGGGCGCTCTGCTGATTCGCCCGCGCGAACCGTTCATCTTCGCTTCCGGGTTGCGCTCACCGATCTACTGCGATAACCGTATGTTGCTGGGTGATGTCGCGGCGCGGCGGATTGTGACGCGCGGCTTCGCTGCACAGTGCGCCGATGCGCAGGTTGTCGCCGGACCGGCCACCGGTGGCATTGCATGGGCTGCGTGGGTCGCTGAGGCGCTCAGTATCCCGATGGCATATGTGCGCAGCGGCGCTAAAGGGCATGGACGTGGACGGCAGGTGGAGGGAGCGACAGTCAGAGATCGGCGCGTGGCGCTGCTTGAAGATACGGTCAGCACCGGCGAGAGTGCGCTTCAGGCGGCAGACGCTCTACGCGCCGAGGGCGCGCTGGTGACGCATTGCGTCTGCATTTTTACCTGGGGATGGGCTGACACAGAGGCGCGGTTTGCCGCAGCGCACCTTCATCTCGTGCCGCTGGCAACGCTTCCCGCCGTGCTCGATGTGGCGCAGCGCACCGGGCGCCTGACGCCAGAGGCGCGCGCGCTGGTCGAGTCATGGGCTGCCAATCCGCGCGCGTGGATGCCGCCAGAAGCGTAGCACTGCCAGAGACGCGCGTGAAATGAACTCGCTATGAGCCGCACATCTATCGTGCCGACGCTGTCGGATCACTGCTCCACCCCTCATCTTTCCGTCGTCTGGCAGTCGCGCTGGGGCATCCCCATCGGATACGCTGTCTCTTCCGAGGCGCTGGCGCTCGCACTGGCTGCGCGCGGCGTCGAGTTGTCGTACCGCCCGACGCCGTGGCATATGCCGGGAACAATCCGCTACCCGGCGCTGCTGGCTGCCGCAGCGCGCGCGCCGCGCGACGACGTGCCGCAGGTCAGCTACGACCAGGCAGACCTGTTCTACACCCGTCACGCGGGGTACAAAATCGGTTACACCATGCTGGAAGTCGATGGACTGCCGCGTGAGTGGGTCGCGGCGTGCAATGCCATGGACGAGGTCTGGACGCCAAGCCGCTGGGGTGCGACGGTCTTTGCCAATGCCGGAGTGACGCGCCCGATCTATGTCATGCCGCTGGGGTATGATCCGGTGTGTTTTCGACCGGATGGACCGGCGCGCCGGATTGCGGAACGCTTCACGTTTCTCTCGGTCTTTGAGTGGGGCGAACGCAAAGCGCCGGACATCCTGCTGCGCGCCTATGCAGCGTCGTTCACGCGACGCGATGACGTGGCGCTGCTGTTGCGGGTGAACAATTTTGACGCAGAGGTCGATGTTGCGCGACAGATCGCCGCGCTGCGCCTTCCCGCCGATGCTCCGCCGATTGCCCTGCTCTACAACCGTTACATCAGCGACGAGAGCCTGGGAGCGCTCTACCGCAGCGCCGATTGTTTTGTGCTGCCGACGCGCGGTGAAGGATGGGGGCTGCCGATCCTCGAAGCGATGGCGTGTGGGTTGCCGGTGATTGCCACCGACTGGAGCGGGCAAACCGAATTCTTCCACGGCGGAGTCGGGTACCCGGTGCGGGTGCGGCGGCTGGTTGCCGCCGACGCCAAATGCCCCTACTACCTGGGCTGGCGCTGGGCGGAGCCGGACATCGAGCACCTGATCGCGCTGATGCGCCATGTGTACGAGCATCCCAACGAAGCGCGGGTGGTTGGCGCGCGCGCGGCGCAAGAAGCGGCAACGCGCTGGACGTGGGCGCACGCAGCGGAGCGGATTCACAGGCGGTTAATGGATGCGACTGATGGGTAAATCAGGGGAGAGTCAGGAATGCTAGCGCACTCCTGAAGCGACGCTCGATGGCTTCAAGGGCAGCCTGTACCACGCCGTATCCGACTGCATCACAAGCACTTCATCCGGGATCATATCAGGCGCATATCCAATGCCGCTCACTGGATACACTTCCAGGTGCGTGATCAAGAGCGACAAAGGGGCATAGACCGGCGCGCATCGGGGACTTCCGCTTTTATCAAGAAGGGTGTGGTTCCAGCCATATATGCGCTGTCATCCTGGAGGATCGCAGCGAGGCACAGCGGTATACCACTGTGATTTGACGACTCGACCGTATGTGTCGTCCATGGAAAAGCGACGCGCTGCGCGTTCCGTCCGGGGTGGGTACGCCGTCGAACGACACAATGCCCGGCAAGGCATCCACGGATGCCCGCAGTGCGGCGTCTGGCGCGCGCTCACGAGAGACGTTCGATACTGCGCTGTTCCTGCGCGTAAAAGCCGACCGGCGCAGGGTGGCGCGGCATGTCGCGAACGACGCCGCCGAGACCAGGACGAAGGGCACGATGCCGGAGGCAGACGATCAGGCACGGCAACAGGTTGAGCAACGCTGCTCCGCAGAATGATCGCACGAACGGGGACGGGGTTTGCAACGAGTGTGGCATGGCGCGTTTGTTAACATGTGGTTGACGCACTGTTCCATGTATATTACACTGTGCTGTGTCGAAGGGTCAACACGCAAGCGAAGCCTGACAGAAGGAGGCTGCTTATGATGCCGCCGCGAGAGTTTCTCATGCCTGCGCAGGTTCTGATCGGCTCAGGCGCTGCCGAGCAGGTAGGGGCGCAGTGTCAGAAGCGCGGTTGGAAGAAAGCCCTGATCGTGTCCGACAAGATCATGCTCAGTCTGGGGTTAGTCGGCAAGGTGGAGCAGTATCTTGCCGACAGCGGCATTGCCAGCGCCGTATATGCTGGTGTCAACACCGAACCGGTGGTGGAATATGTTCAGGAAGGGTTGCAGGTATACAAAGAAGGCAACTGCGATTTTGTCGTAGCGGTTGGCGGCGGCAGTCCCATCGATACCGCAAAAGCCATCGCGGTGTTGGTCACGAACCCCGGTTCAATTGAGCAGTACAAAGGGATCGGCAAAATCGGCGCTCCCGGCGTGCCGGTCGTCGCCATTCCCACCACTGCCGGCACCGGCAGCGAGGCGACGGTCTATACTGTCATCACCGACCAGAAGACCGATGTAAAAATGTTGATCGGAAGTCCTTACCTGATGCCGACGATCGCCATCGTTGATCCGATGCTGACCGTCTCTTCGCCGCAGAGTGTCACAGCGGCAACCGGCGTTGATGCGCTGGTGCATGCCATCGAGGCGTATGTGTCGGTGAAGCGCCAGCCGATGACCGATATCTTTTGCCTGTCGGCGATCCGGTTGATTGCGCAAAGCATTCGCCAGGCGTGGGCGAACGGCAACAATATGGAGGCGCGTGAACAGATGATGCTCGGCGCCTTTCAGGCAGGCGTGGCGTTCAGCAACTCATCGGTGGCGTTGGTGCATGGGATGTCGCGCCCCATCGGCGCGCACTTCCATATCGCGCACGGCGTATCGAACGCGGCATTGCTCGCAGTCGTCACCGAGTTCAGTCTGATCGGCGATCCGCTGCGATATGCGCAGATTGCCGAAGCCATGGGGGAGCCGGTTCAGGGGTTGTCCATGATGGAAGCCGCCGACCGCGTGGTCCATGCCATCCGTCGTCTGGTCAGCGACATCAAGATTCCCTCGCTAAGGCAACTGGGAGTCGAGCGTGAGCGCCTGATCGAACTGGCGCCGTCGATGGCGGATGCGGCGATTGATAGCGGAAGCCCGGCAAATAACCCGCGCAAGCCCACGCGTCAGGAAATCATCGATCTCTACGTCAAGGCGTATGACGAGGCGTAGGAGAGGCGCAGACGTTTGCGGGGATCGGGAACGCGGCGGGTCCAACCTCATACCGCCGCGTCTCAGTCCTATGACCTTATTGCTCAGTCAAAAACGATGCTCGATTTCTCCGCATTCGCATTGGCAAGTATCTGAATGAAACCCATATATGACCCGATTCAGGTGCGCCGGTATGTCATCAGTGGGATATTGATCGTCGCTACTTTTTTCTTGACCATCGCGGCGTTGCTCAAAGAGAGTGATGCCGCTTATCATTCGGCGATTCTGATAGATTTCTATCCGGTCGAACGGAACAATAGTGGCGAGTACCGGTTCACACAACCACGATCCCATATTTTCATTCCTCCTTTCGTAAGCGATGCGGTCGCGCTGTCATTTCGGACATACTCACCAGGTCCGCTGCCGGAACGGACACTGACCTTGCGATTGGATGAGCGAACATTCGTGTCGCTGGCAT
This region includes:
- a CDS encoding orotate phosphoribosyltransferase; amino-acid sequence: MTTDIAYEIAATLLEAGALLIRPREPFIFASGLRSPIYCDNRMLLGDVAARRIVTRGFAAQCADAQVVAGPATGGIAWAAWVAEALSIPMAYVRSGAKGHGRGRQVEGATVRDRRVALLEDTVSTGESALQAADALRAEGALVTHCVCIFTWGWADTEARFAAAHLHLVPLATLPAVLDVAQRTGRLTPEARALVESWAANPRAWMPPEA
- a CDS encoding glycosyltransferase, encoding MSRTSIVPTLSDHCSTPHLSVVWQSRWGIPIGYAVSSEALALALAARGVELSYRPTPWHMPGTIRYPALLAAAARAPRDDVPQVSYDQADLFYTRHAGYKIGYTMLEVDGLPREWVAACNAMDEVWTPSRWGATVFANAGVTRPIYVMPLGYDPVCFRPDGPARRIAERFTFLSVFEWGERKAPDILLRAYAASFTRRDDVALLLRVNNFDAEVDVARQIAALRLPADAPPIALLYNRYISDESLGALYRSADCFVLPTRGEGWGLPILEAMACGLPVIATDWSGQTEFFHGGVGYPVRVRRLVAADAKCPYYLGWRWAEPDIEHLIALMRHVYEHPNEARVVGARAAQEAATRWTWAHAAERIHRRLMDATDG
- a CDS encoding iron-containing alcohol dehydrogenase produces the protein MMPPREFLMPAQVLIGSGAAEQVGAQCQKRGWKKALIVSDKIMLSLGLVGKVEQYLADSGIASAVYAGVNTEPVVEYVQEGLQVYKEGNCDFVVAVGGGSPIDTAKAIAVLVTNPGSIEQYKGIGKIGAPGVPVVAIPTTAGTGSEATVYTVITDQKTDVKMLIGSPYLMPTIAIVDPMLTVSSPQSVTAATGVDALVHAIEAYVSVKRQPMTDIFCLSAIRLIAQSIRQAWANGNNMEAREQMMLGAFQAGVAFSNSSVALVHGMSRPIGAHFHIAHGVSNAALLAVVTEFSLIGDPLRYAQIAEAMGEPVQGLSMMEAADRVVHAIRRLVSDIKIPSLRQLGVERERLIELAPSMADAAIDSGSPANNPRKPTRQEIIDLYVKAYDEA